From the genome of Mugil cephalus isolate CIBA_MC_2020 chromosome 2, CIBA_Mcephalus_1.1, whole genome shotgun sequence, one region includes:
- the LOC125004454 gene encoding MICAL-like protein 2 has protein sequence MSAVKNLQQWCRVQCNGYRDVSITNMTTSFRDGLAFCALIHKHRPDLINFDSLKKENVFDNNKLAFMVAEEQLGIPALLDAEDMVALKVPDRLSILTYVSQYYNYFHGRSPIGGMAGIKRPADEPTDEPSGKKNQPVTAKVFPSNKPARENSPPPSSNITRPSPSPKASRTSPQDVLVEKPRQTGTLSNKCVVCNGHVHLVQRYLVDGKLYHRNCAKTVQSTSAPHRDFPSYTNVSRFNPPPSSSKTSTTTPSTPSKQGPTWLTNKTSTSPSVSSSVVTSPPEKTQTAFVSKPAASHGSTFATTFSTGATSKPTAAPLASTTAAKTQESKLKFLQGDNKEKVTTSINVDVNKGQGVRGKTQEVTAGQTVSLVVNVGGKAASAGGKVSSKQEDTTSNKTKAAAAFLSKKLAEENNNNNSKPSWTTVALKKTDKPKSQVETPTKETGSVRGKVKLKANPALLGDLYSTDPPSSTTSPAGWSGLAAKTPDRGASKPVSEIESSPADWRSSLKPVSKPAGSSQPSAKPLINGAGKTSGFSVGPSSSSAHPPGLSISVTAPASKEINGPEDEITNGTKSESKISKTKPDYIPKEAIMKELQEIDDQLNELEKRGVELEKRLRRSDEGEGEDDSLMDEWFNLIRKKQLAMRRESELVYIGRNQDLEEQQPTVEQELRRLMEKPDHLKTARDKKREEELMAKLVEIINDRNSIVEGLDEDRLREEEEDEELNKMMKNLNVKDKSKTKSPMSKVLKWLKKKEE, from the exons GCGTTCATGGTTGCGGAGGAACAACTGGGAATTCCAGCGCTGTTGGACGCAGAAGACATGGTGGCTCTCAAGGTCCCCGACCGCCTCAGCATCCTGACGTACGTCTCTCAGTACTACAACTACTTCCACGGACGCTCCCCGA TCGGTGGCATGGCGGGTATAAAGCGTCCGGCAGACGAACCCACGGATGAGCCGTCCGGGAAGAAGAACCAGCCGGTGACGGCTAAGGTGTTTCCCTCTAATAAACCCGCCAGAGAGAACAGCCCACCCCCGTCCTCCAACATCACCAGGCCCTCTCCTTCTCCGAAAGCAAGCAGAACCTCGCCACAG GATGTCCTGGTTGAGAAACCCCGTCAGACGGGCACCCTGAGTAATAAATGCGTGGTCTGCAACGGGCATGTTCACCTGGTGCAGCGGTATCTAGTGGACGGGAAGCTCTATCACAGGAACTGTGCAAA gacGGTACAATCCACAAGCGCGCCTCATCGAGATTTTCCCTCATACACCAATGTCTCCAGATTCAACCCCCCACCCAGCTCCAGTAAAACCAGTACGACAACTCCTTCCACACCATCCAAACAGGGACCAACATGGCTGACCAACAAAACCAGCACCTCTCCCAGCGTCTCCTCATCAGTTGTCACTTCTCCTCCTGAAAAAACTCAAACAGCTTTTGTCTCCAAACCCGCAGCTTCACATGGTTCTACCTTCGCTACGACCTTCTCCACCGGCGCCACCTCAAAGCCCACCGCCGCTCCCCTTGCGTCAACCACTGCCGCCAAGACACAAGAGTCTAAGCTCAAGTTTTTACAGGgtgacaataaagaaaaagtcACCACAAGCATCAACGTGGACGTAAATAAGGGCCAGGGTGTGCGTGGTAAGACACAAGAGGTCACTGCTGGTCAGACCGTGTCCTTGGTTGTAAATGTCGGGGGTAAAGCAGCTTCTGCGGGCGGGAAAGTGAGTTCAAAACAGGAGGACACTACGAGCAATaagacaaaagcagcagcagcttttctctCCAAGAAACTTGCAGAGgagaacaacaataacaacagcaagCCATCCTGGACCACTGTAGCTCTGAAGAAGACTGACAA ACCTAAGTCTCAGGTTGAGACGCCTACAAAGGAGACGGGGAGTGTCAGGGGGAAGGTGAAGCTGAAGGCAAACCCGGCACTCCTGGGTGACCTGTATTCTACGGACCCCCCCAGCTCGACTACCAGCCCGGCCGGCTGGAGCGGACTCGCTGCCAAGACTCCAGACAGAGGAGCCTCAAAGCCTG tGTCAGAAATTGAGTCCAGTCCTGCAGATTGGAGGTCGAGCCTCAAGCCCGTCTCAAA ACCCGCTGGTTCTTCACAGCCCTCCGCTAAGCCATTGATTAATGGAGCTGGAAAGACTTCAGGGTTCTCCGTCGGGCCTTCCTCGTCGTCCGCTCATCCTCCCGGCCTGAGCATTTCTGTCACTGCACCAGCATCTAAAG aaataaatggcCCAGAAGATGAAATCACAAACGGCACAAAGTCAGAATCAAAGATCTCCAAG ACAAAGCCCGACTACATCCCCAAAGAGGCCATCATGAAGGAGCTTCAGGAGATCGACGACCAGCTGAACGAGCTGGAGAAGAGGggagtggagctggagaagaggcTTCGCAGGAGCGACGAAGGAG aggGTGAGGACGACTCACTCATGGATGAGTGGTTCAACTTGATCAGGAAAAAGCAGTTGGCCATGCGCCGGGAGTCTGAACTGGTCTACAt AGGAAgaaaccaggacctggaggagcagcagccgACTGTTGAACAAGAGCTCAGGAGACTGATGGAAAAACCTG ATCATCTGAAAACAGCCAGggacaaaaagagagaagaggagctgATGGCCAAACTGGTGGAGATCATCAACGACAGGAACTCTATTGTCGAGGGTCTGGACGAGGACAGACTCAG ggaggaagaggaggacgaggagctaAACAAGATGATGAAGAATTTAA ATGTTAAGGACAAGTCTAAGACCAAGTCTCCGATGTCCAAAGTGCTCAAATGgttgaagaagaaggaagaatgA